The genome window CTTTGGGATCACACCCGAAGGGATCGGATTCGTTGGTATGTTGATCAACTTCGTAGTCGCATTTGTCGTGAGCGCATTCACCCCGGCCCCGCCGAAGGAAGTGCAGGAGATGGTTGAGAATATTCATATCCCCAGTGGCTCGGGTGAGGCGTCGCATCATTGAGAATTAGGAATTAAGAATTAGGAATTGAGAATTAGGAGGTTGGGAGACTTCGCGGGTGGCGCACGTAGCACTCCTACGGGTTTTTCGGTTCCCAAGTGATACTGAGTGCTTTGGCAGTGCCCGCGCGTGTGCTGCTGATGACAAAGCCATGTGTGGTGGTCTCATAGGTGTAGGGCTGCCCGTTGGTGGGATCTGTTGGTAACTGTTCTGACTCTGAGGCGATGGCTACAGGGATCTCTGTGCCTTGCTTTGCTGACAGGCATAATGTTGCGGCGATTTCTATTAGGTCGATACGGCGCTGTGCATCGACGGCGACTTTAGAAACAGTTTGATACGCTGGCATCCCGATGAGAAGCAGGCCGTCGAGGAACGAGCCCTCCGTTTTGAGGGCTTCAAGCTCCTCTGCCATTTGATTGATTTTGTGGAGATCGATGGTTCCTTGATTCTGATCGAAGGCAGAACGGTATTTACTGGCAAATTGAATGTAGCGCAGTGACATTTGAAAGTTCCAGCCTTCTGCGGGGGTGAGATACCAGAGGGCACGGTGTATGAGGGCGTTGTAAACCAGCTGGCCGTTTATCAGTAGAGGTGTGCCGCTGCTACCAAAATTCGCCGATGTGATTTCGGGGCTATTGTTGAAGTCTTGAACGCTTGAGATCGAGAAGAGCATCTCCATGTCAAAAGTGCGCCCCAGCGCTTGGATCTGGTCGTTCTGTTGGCACAGGTCGATGATCTCGCGAAGTTGATCTTCATCAAAGGTATCTTGACTGATGCCATACCAGAGCACTTCAGCGATAAAGCTACGAAGCACGACATTTTTGATCATGACATTGATCATGAAGGACGTTTGCGGGTTCAAATCAGCGATGCGGTTGAGTGCGTGACAGTTCTCAAGTGCGAGCGCAGCGTTGCCTTCGTGGAGGGCGAGGATCGCATCGGCCGTTAAGAGTTGTGCGATCGGTCGCACGATTTTATAGTTAGGGATCGGGCAAGATGACGAGATTGTGTAATCCCCAGGTAAGTAACTCTCAGGACGTATGCTGCATTCCTCGCGAAGCTCGTTCAGTGCAGCTCGGTAAGGCTCTATTACTTGCGACAGTTCCTCCAGACGCTCTGAATGTGTGTCGCCAAATACTTCCAGTGATTCTGTCTGCGAGATCGGGAAACCAAAGTGATCTTCGACTGTGCTTGGTTGGTGTGGGGCGTATAAGTCCTGAGCTACTTGACCAGCTTCGCTGGCGACCTCATCGAATATAGGCTCTGCTTGCCAGTCACCGACCGTAGTATTAGGGGCAGTGTTACGGTAGCAATCTGTAAGCACGCGAGCTAATGCGAGGTTCTGCTCATCGGGAACTGGTGTTGGAATCGCCTCTGCCCAGTCTACAGTGAGGCCGTTTGCTTCGAGTGTTGCTTTGGTCGATTCCCAACTGCGGCTGCCGCGCCACAGTTCTATTCGGCTGAATGCGAAGAGTGTGATCAGAGTCAACAGTAGTCCATAAATGGCGAATGGGATGCATTTGCGGGCTTTGGGGAATGATTGAGACATATTGCGATTCATTTCGTATAGTTGGTGAGTGTCTTTGTCGGAGCACCTACGGGGCGGTGAGCCAGTTACGATGCCTGAGCTTCAGGATGTGAAAGGCGCCATGCATTAGAGTTTACAGGCGTAGGAAAATATGGAGAATCTGGAAAGCGTTGAGATTCGGAAGCACCATCAGGGTGAAGTGGTGGAGTATTAGTTGTCCGCTCGTTGCTCCTCGTCGAGGAGCGCGTGATTTCTAGGTCTATTCATAGTTTTGTGATTTAATGGTTTGATAAGGGGCATATAAAAGCCTTGCAAATTATAGCGTAGGGTATGATGGTCGCGCCATGAAAGCTAAGTTGATTTTGTTATTTTTTGTGTCTACTCTGGTTCTTGCCATTAGTATGAGTGCTAGTGACTTTCGGACGTTTAAGAGTAGCGATGGAAGGAGCATTGAGGGGAAGATCGTCAGTGTTGATTCGAGTAATAAGGTATCTTTGAAACTGTCGAATGGTCAGAGCTATAATGGAGTGAGGCTGTCGCTGTTCTCTGATGAGGACCAGGTATATATTCTGGAATGGGAGAAGCGACGTGTCGCTAACGAGATTGCCCAGCGTGAGAATGCACAACTTATGCCTGATTCGAGGTTACTGATAATGGTCAAATCTGCCCGTGACAATGATCTGAATGAAAAGGGTGATCCTGATAACCGAGAGGTGCAATATGAGCCTGCGCTCACCATTGATAATAAAGAAAAAGATAATAGCTTCAAGAAGGTCAAAGGCACGTTGGTATTCATTGGGCAAAGCGTGCTGAAGAAAAAGGAATATCATATCCTCTATCGGCAAGACTTTACTCTGGACCTTCCGGCGGGTGAGCGGACGAAGTGGAAGGGCAAGAACTTTACCAATGTCTATGATGATTACTCCGCGAATGGCTCTGCATTTGGAGCGGAATACGAAGGTTACCTCGTCGTGCTGAGGGATAACGAAGGTTCCGTTCGGATTTTGAAAGGATCTAAGAGTAGTTGGGAAAGAGACTACAAGGCGATTCTTGCGGCAGATATGAGGAAGGGGCACTCGCGTGACTTCGCCGAACATTGGTCGAAGACCGTCTATTAGAAAATCGTGCTGTTGAGGTTAATCTGGACTGTGTGCTATTGGGGGCGTATCTTTTTTGGGTGTTGAATCGATATTCAGTGGCGCAGAAGAGTGGCGCAGTGGGTTGTGCATTGGGCTTTGCCTGGATGTATCTGTGCTGTGTGCAGCCATTGGTGCAGGGAGTATTTCGAGCTGATGATTGGATTGATCTACTTCTGGAATGTGCGATGCCTGTGGCGTTGGGGATTCTGGGGCTGCTATTGATCGCTGTGAGTCTGAAGCTGATGCGTTCGACTCCGACGAGGGATGGCATTAAGAATCTGTTTGGTGTGCTATGTGGCTTTGGGACGTTTCTGTGTGCGTTTGGGCTTTTGCCAACACTGTATCGGCTTGTCAGTGGGCGCGTCGATTTTGGGCTGTTTGGCATCTTTTCGCTCGTTGTCTCACTACTGATCATGTTGCCGTTGTATGCGGGGCTCTCCAAATTCGTGATGAAGCGATCGGGGATCGTTTCGGTGCCAGGTGAGTTTGTTGGCAGCGGCTGTTACTTGATCTTTGCGCTACTGCTTTGGCAGGTGTTACAGGCGCTGTTGATGGATCATCGTGAGGTGTTGGAAACGGGAACTCTATTGGACATGCTGATCATGCTGGTGCCGTTCGTTGTGCCATATATAGCCTATCGGCTCGCGGTAAAGTATCTGGTGCGGGACACGATCGATCAGCAGGTTGCGTTGGACTCTCGGAGTTCGTCCCAACGCTCTGAGGTTTGAGATAAAAACCTCTGGGGTCGGCTGTCTTTAGCTGCCGTTCTTTTATTTGCTAATCACTTTACGCTGTGGCTGGTGCTCGGTGGCAGCCAAAGCAGCCTGTCTTTGGGGCGTTACTTCGCCGTCCAACGCGACCATGTGCCGCTGGGAACTGGAAACACGTTGTTTTCACCTGTGAGTAGCATCTCGCCGTGTTCGGTTTTGCCACCGGGGAGGAGTTGCTTTAGTAGATTATCTAAGACGATCGGTGTGAAACCTGGCGTGTGACTGGTTAAATAGACGAAGCAGGGTCGGTCGGTGAGCACGCCTTTGACGAGCTTTAGTGTTTCGAGGAGTGCGTGCTCGATCTTATACAGCTCGCCGCCTTTACCGCGCCCGAAGGAGGGCGGGTCGAGGAGAATGCCGTCGTAGCGGTTGCCGCGCTTGATTTCGCGGGTCAGGAATTTGTTAACGTCGTCCACGATCCAGCGGATCGGGTGGTCGGTGAGTCCGTTGAGCTCGGCGTTCTGACGTGCCCATTGCACCATGCCTTTGGAGGCATCGACGTGGCAGCAGTGTGCGCCGCCTTTGGCTCCGGCGAGGGTGGCACCGCCTGAGTAGGCGAATAGGTTGAGGAATTTAAGCGGCTCTTTGCGCTTGGGGGCTTCGGCCGCGAGCGTCTTAGTGATCCAGCTCCACATGTCGCGCGTCTCAGGGAAGACTCCGAGGTGGCCGAAGTCGGTAGTGGATAGCTTAAGAGTGACGTCGTTGATCGTGGCTCTCCACGATTCGGGCAGTTTGTCTCGGCCGCGCCACTCGAGGCCTTCTTTACGGGTAAAAAACGCGTCGGCCGACTTCCAGAGTTGTGGGTTGGCGGGGTTCCACACTGCTTGAGCGCAGGGGCGATCGAGGGTGATCTTGCCAAAGCGTTCGAGTTTTCGGCCGTGGCCGCTGTCTAGGAGTGCGTATTCGTTTTTCATGAAGAAGAGGAGGTTGAACGTCGAACATTGAACGTTCAACGTCGAATGTTGAGTAGAAATACGATGTCTGGAGCCGATCGTGCTTGTTGGTCCGTTTGAGGCGCGTAGCTAGTTTCGACGTTCGACTACTCGCTGCTTGTTGCTTCCGCCACGGTTTGAGTCTGACTGAGATAGTCGCGTAGGATGTCTTGTTCGATGCGGAGTTTATCTTCGACGTTGGCGGGGTAGCGCAGGGTGATGCTGAGTGTATCTTTGTCTTCGACTCGAACTAAGGTGCGTGGCTCCGTGCTTGGGAGCGACATGCCTTGTTTTTCCAAGTTATCGACGATGGCTGTGATCTTTTCTTTGCTGAGCTGGCAGTGTGTGGCAGCTGCCTTGAGTAAAGCGCTTTCATGGACGGCCCAGTCGAGCTTGCGATCAATTTTTACGGTAAACAGTCCATAGGTGGCTTTACCGCCAGCGAGGGTGCTGTTGAAGATGGCTTGATTGAGGAAGAGTGAGTTGGGGATGGAGACCATGCGCCCACTGTATTGTCCGTTGATCACTTCCTGTAGTTGGGTGGCGAGGAGGCTTTGGTCAACTACGTCGCCTTCGACATTGGCGACGAGGATGCGGTCTCCGAGTCGAAAGGCATTACTGCCGGTTTTGACGACGCTACCGAGGATGCACATGAGCAGCTCTTTGGTGCCGATGACAATTGCAGCGAGAATGGCCACGGCAGAGATGGCTGCGGTGCGTAATTCAGTGGCCCAAATAAGGATGAGGCCGATGACTAAAATCAGTAGCCTGAGGTTGCGCAGGCTGAGTGACCACTTGCGGCGATAGGTGGCGCTGTGGAATTGTCGGTTTTTAATCCACGTATTGCATGCGAATTGAAAGAGCACGAGCCCAGCAAAGAGTAGGCAACTTGCAATCAGTTGGTTGAGCACGGGGCCGAGTTGTGGTAATTCTGGCATGATGCTGCGCACTATCTAGCGCGGTTCAACGGGAGGGAAGTTTTATTTTCGAGCAGAAATCGCTATGCTCTGGGTTCGCGGAAATACTTGCGGCACATGGCGACGTAGCGTTCGTTGCCGCCGACAGGTCAAGAGTCGGGCAGTTTGTCGCGGCCACTCAGAGCTGTGGGGTGGATGGATTCTATACTGCTTGGGCGCAGGGCGCTCGAGTGTTCTCTTGCCACAGCGTTCGAGTTTTCGGCCATGGCCGCTGTCGAGCAGTGCGTATTCGTTTTCCTGTAGGCTACTTGATTGTTTATAAATGGCTCGCGATCAGTGAGAGTAGTTGTTTGGGCTGAATCGGCTTGGAGATATAAGCGTCACAACCCGCCTCGATGCACTTCTCGCGATCATTTTCAAAGGCATATGCGGTTTGAGCCACTATTGGTAAATTAGGCTTTATCTTTTTTATTTGTCGTGTCGCTTCCCAACCGTTCATGCCAGGCATCTGAATGTCCATGAGAAGGAAGTCGATATCATCTGCTGCCATGACACGTTCGATTGTTTCGATGCCTGAGGTGGTTCGGCTCACCTTTAGGTTCTTCATGCTCAGCACTTTCTTAAGGAACAAATAGCTGAGGTCGTCATCTTCCGCAATGAGGATGTGCTCTCCTGTGAATTGTGGTTCTTTGTCTGGCTCGCCAGTCTTCTCTATTTTCATTTTTTGATGTGGCACATAGTCGATATCAAAATAGAATACGGAGCCTGTCCCGAGAACTGATTCTAGCCAGATGTCGCCACCGAGCATCTGTGCACAGGACTTTGAAATGGAAAGGCCTAGCCCGGTGCCTCCGTATAGCCGTTCCGTTTCGTGGCTTGCCTGAGTGAAGCGCTCAAAGACGGAAGTGTGCTGATCTTCGTGGATTCCAATTCCAGTGTCTTTGACATGAAAGAGCAGCTTGTCCTCACGCTCCTGAAACCCGAACTGTATGGAGCCTGATCGCGTGAATTTTAAAGCGTTGCCTAGCAGGTTTTCTAGGATTTGGCGTAGCCGCGTAGGGTCTGTCAGGATCCATAGTGGGTCTGAGGGTTGCACTAGTTCTAGTTTTAATGCATGGGAGGAATTCTCTATTTGTCCCCTGAAAACCTCATATAGTTCGTTTAATAAAGCTGTGAGGTTGATCGCTTCAGCCACTGCTTTAATGTGCCCTGCGTCTATCTTCGATATGTGGATAATGTCGTTGATGAGATTTAGCAGGTGACTTCCACTGTTTGATATGATTTCGGCGTATTCTTTAACTGTCTCAAATGACTCATCCTCTTCTTCGAGAAGTGAGGAAAATCCTAGGATGCCATTCAGTGGCGTGCGGATCTCATGACTCATGTTTGCGAGGAAAGCCGATTTTAGTTGGTCGCTTTGCTCTGCTCGTTCCTTGGCCTGCTCCAATTCGGCAATCATCTTCTTTTTCGAAGTGATGTCCTCTTTAATCGCCACGAAGTGTGTGATCTCGCCACAGTTTTTGATTATAGGTGAAATCGTTGTATTCTCCCAGACCAACTCCCCGTTTTTCTTTTTATTAAGAAGTTCTCCCTGCCAGGTTTTTCCGTCCAGTAATGTGCTCCAGAGCGTTTGATATAATGCGTTATTATGTTCGCCAGATTTGAAGAGCTTTGGATTTTTACCAATCAACTCTTGCAGTTGATAGCCTGTCATTTTGATCGCAGCTGGATTCGCGTATTCGATCG of Lentimonas sp. CC4 contains these proteins:
- a CDS encoding PAS domain S-box protein — protein: MKKPTQYQQNLEDALISYSDIINSVSEAICIVNSEGMFLEVNKGAGRMYGYTREEMIGMSTAVINAPNHKDLDHTMTRLQHVLKTGETAEFESWGLRKDGNIFPKDVIYNRGQYQGQTVVLATARDITEKKRVSIELQDAKERLRLIVDNTLDVVVTIDQTGCFCFVNESVKRVLGYETSDLIGQPFHHFVPETSVALMSAKLQEAHADGQVHDFESQVLSKDGRVIDVQVAGKAIHYENSDVIQSTLHDITARKQAERDVEYQLALRKLLMELSSDFINVPLNQSEHVINNSLAKVCEFVGADRSYVFDYNLKCQTLTNTYEYCREGIEPQIDNLKDVPIEMFSRWYKMHIKGKIVEIPDVRALPMGPERDVLEQQDILSLIAVPMTSNDECIGFIGFDSVKEHNRYSDDEKQMIHMFSRNLVNMKQRIASEESAAKLSMAIEQNPTSILITDKEGSIEYANPAAIKMTGYQLQELIGKNPKLFKSGEHNNALYQTLWSTLLDGKTWQGELLNKKKNGELVWENTTISPIIKNCGEITHFVAIKEDITSKKKMIAELEQAKERAEQSDQLKSAFLANMSHEIRTPLNGILGFSSLLEEEDESFETVKEYAEIISNSGSHLLNLINDIIHISKIDAGHIKAVAEAINLTALLNELYEVFRGQIENSSHALKLELVQPSDPLWILTDPTRLRQILENLLGNALKFTRSGSIQFGFQEREDKLLFHVKDTGIGIHEDQHTSVFERFTQASHETERLYGGTGLGLSISKSCAQMLGGDIWLESVLGTGSVFYFDIDYVPHQKMKIEKTGEPDKEPQFTGEHILIAEDDDLSYLFLKKVLSMKNLKVSRTTSGIETIERVMAADDIDFLLMDIQMPGMNGWEATRQIKKIKPNLPIVAQTAYAFENDREKCIEAGCDAYISKPIQPKQLLSLIASHL
- a CDS encoding mechanosensitive ion channel domain-containing protein, which produces MPELPQLGPVLNQLIASCLLFAGLVLFQFACNTWIKNRQFHSATYRRKWSLSLRNLRLLILVIGLILIWATELRTAAISAVAILAAIVIGTKELLMCILGSVVKTGSNAFRLGDRILVANVEGDVVDQSLLATQLQEVINGQYSGRMVSIPNSLFLNQAIFNSTLAGGKATYGLFTVKIDRKLDWAVHESALLKAAATHCQLSKEKITAIVDNLEKQGMSLPSTEPRTLVRVEDKDTLSITLRYPANVEDKLRIEQDILRDYLSQTQTVAEATSSE
- a CDS encoding class I SAM-dependent methyltransferase, with amino-acid sequence MKNEYALLDSGHGRKLERFGKITLDRPCAQAVWNPANPQLWKSADAFFTRKEGLEWRGRDKLPESWRATINDVTLKLSTTDFGHLGVFPETRDMWSWITKTLAAEAPKRKEPLKFLNLFAYSGGATLAGAKGGAHCCHVDASKGMVQWARQNAELNGLTDHPIRWIVDDVNKFLTREIKRGNRYDGILLDPPSFGRGKGGELYKIEHALLETLKLVKGVLTDRPCFVYLTSHTPGFTPIVLDNLLKQLLPGGKTEHGEMLLTGENNVFPVPSGTWSRWTAK